Sequence from the Phragmites australis chromosome 6, lpPhrAust1.1, whole genome shotgun sequence genome:
GTCAAAACTTAAAGAAAGTTTTCCTTTCGGCATTGAAACTTGAAACAACCAGGCGATCGAGATGGTACTTCTATCTTTTGGTACTACTCTATGGTCATTTTACTTTTTGCACACCCGTCTAAACAATATTGGAAAATGACATAAGATTCTGAAAAAACagaaaatcacaaaaacttTGGAAGGACAAGCAATAGCAGAAACttcaaaaaggaaaatatcacttctcaaaaataaattaaattataGATTCTTTTCCAAAGGAAATTAGGTCCATTCGATTTTTTTCGTTCTAAGAACCTTAAGGTGTACAAATTACTATATACTACTATTGTAGCGAAGGATGGAGGTTCCATTCACTTGGATTGATTTAAGTTAGGTGTTCTACCTCTAAGAGGTTCCAAGGGTTGGGATGTTTGCGCGTCAACGGAAAGTGAGTTGGGTTCAAGATGGCATTAGAATTCGGTCCCTATCCATGTAGGGACCTTAATGTAACATACTAAAAAGTTtcatggcaaaaaaaatttaaatgacattttagttatttttttcattatatttaaaaaatccaCGATTTTGTGATATTTTCTTGATGTTGTCACGTTTTCTATGATttcctagttttttttcttgacGGTCAACGATGAGAATAGACCTCCTTCGTGGCAAAAGGAAAAATGCAAGAAGATTATTCCTTGTGAAATTCTTATACTCCAGGACGCAGCATTGCCAACTGGAAAGTTAACACACGACACAGCCTCTACTAATGCTTGCAAAAACACATCATGAAGTCCCCATTAGTGTCTTTACGTTAAACTTTGCTGCCCATAAAAGTGTTAAGAGAGCAAATGCAAAATATATCTTATTGTGGTAGCAACTGACCATGACGATAACCTTTCTTTTGTCACTGAAATGACCATCAGACACTGAACACCAAAAAAGAGATTACCACTAAGAAACACTAAGCAACAAAATGTAAATATAGTAAGCCCTGTGGCGCCCACAATCGACCATTTTCAGCTTCATGAACGTTTATTTTGTGGAGTACTTCATGAAGATTTGATTCTCAACAACGGAGAGTTATGCATCCCCCTCAATATCTAAATGTTTCAAACCTTTCCCCCTGTTGATTCACATTTCATATGAACTATCCGATGCTGCAACATGATCGAAAAGTTGTGtgatttttcccttttcttttttctttttcctgtcAATTGGAAGGGCTCACACTAGAAAGAAATCCACAGATCAGGCGGTCGAAACAATTGGACTTCTCAGCATATTTGGCAGCACCACAAAGTTTTGAGTTGCCAACTACCATGGAAAGAAAAGCCAAATGCATCGGAGTCATGTCCATGGCAAACAAGTCCAACTACAGTAGCTGTAGCAAGGCTTCTTTCTTGATGATCACAACCACAGCTGAAATCATAATCTAGACTTATAGAGAGAGTAAAGTTACACAAGGTGAGGTATTTTACACACACACCCAGACAGCAGAGAGATTAGACAGCATGCAGCAAACTAGGAGCGAATGTAATTACAGAGAAACCCTCCAAACCACATAATCAGGTAGGTGTTCATCAGGGCCTtgcagttcttttttctttttcatttttacttCATCACTACAATAACACAGCATTGCATTCTTCTCCTTCGACATACAACGCTGGAGAAGAACAGCAAACACAATCTCAAGGAGGAAACATAATTCTCAACAACACGGCACAGCAGTAGCAACTCCTCGAAAATCTTTTTCGTGCATGTTCCAAGAGCTTAGGGGCTCCATTGGAGAATAGCTCTGCACATTCTAAGGGATGCATGATCCGAATCGAGCGAGCGACGAATGGACCCATATCACCGGTCAAGGGGCTCTGTTTGATCCTTGATGACCAGGCGCTCCGACACCTCCGCGAGCGACTTGAGGTTGCACTTGAGCAGGGCCTCGACGAAGTAGCACGTCTCGTCATTGGTGTTGCCGTCGGGGACGTCCACCACGAAGGACTCGATCACCAGCGTCCCAGGCCGGCCGTCGATGACCTCGGGGTGGACGGTGAGGATGGAGGAGTAGTTCTGAAACATGATGACAAGCAGATCAATTAGTCAGTTAGCGCACAGCACAGGCCGGTGTCTTCCAAATAACACAACGCAACCGGCATGCAGATAAGTCCTCCCTTGGATTCAGACAAATGCCTTCCATTATTGTGTGTCGTCACTGCAGAAAGCAAACAGGTGGGCCACGACAAAGGGAGTGACAGGTCCTCATGCAACGAATTCGGCATGAAAGGTCAAGCAGTTGAGAACATACAAAAATCATACATATATAACAACAACAGGCACTTGTTTTGTGGTCAGACTACAAGGGTTTGTTGGGGCTATCTTTTGACAATGCATGGCAGCACATCAAGATGCATCAGGAAATTTCAGGATGAGGTGGAAATATCTATCTCCCCATGTTCAACGACCATGAGAGGTGCTTTGCAGTAGAGCACTAGCTAGTCTATTAACAAGTGAGGGATTAAGCCCACCATTATTTGTCATATTCTTTACCGTTGGTGCAGCAGGGCACAACAATAGAGATGCCAAGTACACCTGTCAATTGTTTCAAGTGTACTCAAGGAAAATCTATTAAAGGAAAATAGTGGGAATCAACCTGTCATGTGCACACAGTTTGACCATGCAatgaattaaaattaaaaagagaTTAACATTGTCATGTTTTTCTCTTACATATTACAACATGCAGCTAAGATACCGATTTTAGTTAAACTTTACAGAATGTAAAAAAAATGCAGCAGTTAGGCcattaaaaatgctatatgATAGTAAGTGACAACCTTTTGAAATTAATACGCATAATCGATGAATAATCCTGAGAGAAGAGATGATCACTGCTAATTTTCTTAAGCATCATTTATCAATATTTTTGCAAGCTATCAATTCTAAAAGTCCATAAGTTTGATCCACCAGTAAGCATCAtgctaaaaacaaaattaattgTACGATGGGCGGTCGATCAAGAACAGAACATACCTTCAGCCTATGATCACCTCCAACAAACCTGACACTGAGTATGTGCTCATTGTCATCTAACAGCTCCAGCCTCTCGGTGCTTCTTGTGGCAGGCAGACCAGACTTAACATTAACCTCCCTCACGCTACCAATCTCAATGTTCCCTTTCATTTCGCACCGGCTCACAAAGGGCTTAAAAAGCTGTGGTTGATCAAACCGCCTCACCAGAGACCAAACCTGTAACAGAATTACTTGATCAGGCGATGATTAAGACGGTGAACTGCATCAAGCCATCAACCCACACACATGCATGTAACAGTCGAGGAAATAAGTTTTCAACACACAAGTCAATTGCTATTAACTGTGCTACATAAAGACCCTAACTGGCTAACTGTACCAGATAGATCAGCCTGTCCTATCAATAAACAGCTGAAAGAAAGCCAAAAATTAATCAGAAATGAAATGGCAGGAATGTGTAGAAGTCAACTAAAGACGATTGAAGAATATGACAGCTCTTTCAATCAGAGATACACAATTATAAAATGAGGTCTAGAGCCTTGACAGTGCTATGGACTGTGTACACACATATTCACACTTGGAATGAGGCATCCTTTCAGCATATGCTGGTAACTTCGGCtgaaaagtggctcaaaatgatcaatttttctttcaaataaTCAACTGAATGCACCAGAAGCATCTCATAATTATGCAGAAGAaactttttaagaaaaagactaCTTGATTGCATCTAATTTTCTGACAACTACACAACTAGCATCCAAAGGAGTGGAGTCCAAGTGCAGCATATCTCCACCATCTCTGATAGATTACTTGAAGAATAAAGCTACAACCTTCAAAGCAATACAAGGCAGCCAATGCATGAACATCTAGAAATCCAAAAATAATCACGCGAGAGTAAATTTAGCGGGGATCTCGAGGTGGGGTAGGGGAAGCATCTTCCCACGTGAGATGAGGTACAgaaagtaaattaaaaatcCTCATGGCTTTGTGCCTATCTATCATTGCAATCATATATCACACACACGGGAGCAAAAGTTGCACGGCGATTCAAGAACAGCTCGGAAAAATCACAGGCTTCTTGCGAGAAAACGGAAATCTTTCAGTGAAAGCGACGTGGTTCCGATCAATTAATTCGCCCGACCAATCGCAAGGATGATGAGAGAAACAAGCAGGCAGGGCCAGTTCGAGGCGGCCTCCAAATCAGGCCTCGATATGCCCGATTCAAGGAACGGGCCAAACGAGTGGTGACTCGTAACCAAGTCGGCATCTTTCCTAATCATGGAGAGACGCATCAGCACTCCAAAACCAGACcaagcaaaaaaagaagaaggagaaatCAAGAGATCGATCGCAACAACATCTCCACGGCGGATGGGCTCGGCAAGATCCTGGACGCAATGAAACAGGGCAACAAGCCAACATCccggacaagaagaagaagaagtcgaGATTGACTCGATGGCATGGGAAGGCAGAGGCGCTTACGAGGTGGACGGGTGCCTTGATGTGCTTGGCGATGGCGGAGGAGCACTGGTGGTCGCGGGGCTCGTGTCGGTGGAACCGCCGCACGTAGTCCGTCTCCATGGCGCGCAGGTCGCACCGCTCGTCTGccagccgccaccgccgccccgccgcctcccctcctcctactcccactcccactcctccaccaccaccgtccatctccaccatcaccaccaccaccacaagcCAGACACCACGCACAGCCCGGTAATGAAGGCGACCAGGGCCTTGGCCGTATTGAAGAGAAGCagaggaaggggaggagggaATGGGTTTTTgcctttgtttttgtttatgcctcgacgagagagagagaaactctcaaaaaaatgagagagagagaaagatatatatagagagagaggggggggggggggaggagagagagacgacGTCCCCTGGATGCCACTGAGGCCGCGGGCTCAGGTGTTGTTGTTATGCTATTGGGCGGTTGCAAGCAAGGACCTACAAAAGTTAGGAATGACAAATGTGCCCTCCGTGTTTTATCATTTTTCTTCTGCTCAAGGTTGCTTGTGAAGTCATGAGTGGCCCCATGACACGAGGGATGGCATTATCACCTTGCCTTTTAtttctttgttttgttttgttttgttttggaggcaatggatgtaaatatgttTTATTTTCGAAGATAGGTCCCATTTATCGCGTAATGATGGTAATCTAGTTAAGAGCAGGATCAAAATTAGTTGTGCAAGGAGGGACCCAAAAGgaatgtggggggggggggggctgcggAGTTCCCAGCGCTGGGCAATAACCACGCAATATTTATATGTTTTAAGAAAAGAGTTAGTGTTTGCAACATCTTATATATCATATGATGTAGAGCGAAGCGTGGGATAGCACACGTAAGCTGCATATATGGTATTAATAggtattttttaaaagttataaaacAAAAAAGTGTGAACCTTCTTCCAAAATACTCCATCGGATTATAAATAATTGACATTTTAATTAAGATctagttaaatttttaaaactttgaccgtcaataatttttaaaatatttagtttcaaaacataaaaatcatacgtaaatttaaaaatatttttataatattatatttttactagatattataattatattctaataaaaaataataatcaaaattatatatataaatcgtgaaaaatcaaaaacatcatgtattttttaaCCGGAGGGAGTATCTGAAATCACTCTGCTTGTGCTGATGAAACCTTTCCCTCGTGATCACTCACATACCACGCCGATCTCGCACGCCGCATGCATGATGAAGTCAGAGTGGCTAGTGACTACGGTTACAATTCTATACTTGAACCTGAGAAATTTAGGATTCATCCATTACATcgccaaatatatttttttgctaCTAATACGGTTGCTAAATGTGATTTTAGGCAAAACATCAACTTACTTACATGAATAATTATATGATGCCCATTGAGATATTGGAGGCAATATAGGCGTAGATATGCATTCTTCTTTCGAACATATGTACCATTTATTTTGTAGTGGCGTTAAGCTACTTAAGAGTAAAATcagagtgaattgcacaaactTTAGCCACAGCTAAAGAGGAATACGAAGTAGGCGAGACGAGttcaccatatatatatatatatatatatatatgacacatattctatactcctaggagtatgtactcccacatataatataccacctaaacaaacattttatactcttttatcatttttagtatactctaatactaattctaagatactccaatatgagttgtatgaaaaaaaattcaatgttagcctttcatttttgctatatactattttttatacataaaagaagtatatacgcaaattatgataaaaatcatggaatttcataaaaaattccgtgggatttgtattgtagtatcttataattactaatgaagtatatttaaagtgataaagaagtataacacacgtgtaaaagtggtatatgagaggtaggagtacatacacccattGTAtgtaagatatatatatatatatatatatatatatatatatatatataacttacATACAATGTCCCACGTCTGATCATCACTGATCCACAAGACTAGACGGGCGATATCTCTTCTCAATTTTTCTTGTCTAAAAAATACAACGCAAGTATAAATATTGTGTGTCTTTTGCCAGCGTGGTGAATAtatatagttattttttattaaagatTTCAAAATAAAGTGTAGGATCCAGATAGGCGATTAGAGTAGGTGAATAGATGCCTTACAAGTTTCTTAAGAAATAAATGGTTTACTCCTTGTTCACCTAACACTCCTCAAAACCGCACAAACGAAAgcataaattttagagagataaaatgagaaaaaagttTCAATGCAATATAACttcacggatggaatatgaactataggCTCTATTTAGGATCATTTCATATGACTTTATGCACAAAAACTTAAAACTTgaatgaataataaagaaaaaaaatagtcacCGAAAGAAACAACTCTACAAGTTGATAATCTAGAGTTAAAACCCTAACACTAAACTCTCAAATAGATgacacaaggggctcaagtagCTGGTTCCAACTCTCTCATAGttttacccctctatttataggtctaggaaacatgacccctaagtttcttagcttgttaccaaaatatttctctcttatagtacatATATATCTACCACCGAGAGCATTTTGGTTCAAttcttgctccgtccatcgaacagtcatgacgccttcacgacttagcttcacctcgacgcaagctttgtgatggtaccacatactcctccaaccctcctacggttttgaggtcTAACCATGAAACACTTTCTAGGCTTCTCAAAACATGACTCGccacttacttacaccttaagcaagcactctaATGTCGACCCATATACTCCGTCTAACGATCCTAACCAATGGCAactctctcccgctcccgatccctcgggccgtcttatcacttgcactggcatccatttcgcttgactttgttaacacgccgtcttcatcctctatttcatgctttgcttgacctccacgtctatagctaggatcacccttaactccgccGGGCCTCCTTGATCCttcagcaccaagcacccgcttagccccgattaCCCACCGTTGATCGCTAAGTTGCACTGGTCACatacacaccatgagacaagtaaacacatttctccaactccaattaatccataatcaaaattctcaaattaagctcaagcaatccaaaactcgacaaaccaaatcgacaaccttatcGATCacccatcacatataaaccaagacacatttcaacttggtttctcaatttcccccttgatgagtgcattgacaacaccttaaaacacaaagattttggtttgaagaagttaggctcatccaagtgataaaaaactcaagaaagagcaaaaatatgtcacttggtatAATATAAAAAAGGTTGCATAAGgtctaagagaggcaaagacaatagaaaaaaaactcaaaagagcaataaaagctcaaaaacacaaaatgaAATACTCCCCTTGATGAaagcatatttttcatttatgctaGATTCTTCTTTATGATTtgctgcatatttttcatttattccttttttcattcatttctccccctttggcaatacaAGCATCAAAGACAAAACATTATGCATTGCATGGacatgcaaacctaatgagcattcacaagtataccacaaagtatttACAAATACTAGAAATGTCAACGGGCTATGAAAAGTAGAGGGTGAAGCTCACAATTGCaaaaaaggctcaaaaagagacaatgacacaagaacatgaagcttcaCAAGCTAAATCCGAAGAATTGGTTGAcgtatttaatttcacatagacgaatcatgttcaaagtgaccaccacataagcatccacttaTGCCAAGACAATataagcattaagaactagccaacttcaatctcaaactaggcaaacaagaattcatgatagtaggctttgcaaatgctcacatatgaaatcaagacttagttagatcaagtgattaaaacaaaattgatattttaggcacatttctttcatttttatcctcaagttgtctcttatTCAAGCGAAGTGTTGCGCGACTAGGTACGGCAAACACCTCGAGGCTTCAAGAAAACAGTATTGTATCACATTTTTGCGTAAGAAACTTAATTttcacaagattattcaaatttcacaagttatcaaatttcacaagatcaagtcaagtagtatCTTTATGACAAAAGGAACACTTGttccccaaggttctatcatgagctaaacatttgacaaatacagaaaatatagtgtaatGTTCCCCAATCTACTAACTTGAAACAAGaaacctagagcaagatattcatcaaaataaccttaacacaagtattgattAAGACAAAgcaattatgaacatggtgatcaagaatgtagtatttcatagtctacatgattcataaaattgccaaattttatcttaaggaAAGTTAGCTTACTTAAAATATTtaatgtcaaagcatcaagaggagactaagattaaaagcttacTCCgataactactcaacttagtccaaattcaattcTAGTAAACGAAAATGCTAAAGATATATAGgttaaagctcaactactatgattatttTATATGATGTGATACAATACAAAtacagtaaaaataatatagagtatatacaaaggcaactccccctcacgcaatgccatagggatggcacacaccaagctttGCCCTCAAATAGTAAAATCTAGTAGTATCTAGAGGCTTTGTGAAGATAtcagctagctggtgttgggcatcaatgtatttcaagtctatGTCCTATTTCTTACTGTGGTCTttcagaaagtggaatctcacatctatgtgtttagttctagAGTGCTGGATTGGATTATTGGCtaggcttatggcactggtgtttgTCACACAAAAAtgacacactcttgaaatctaacccaaagtccctcaaggtaACAACCATCCATAAagtctgtgagcaacagctagcagcagctacatattcagcttcagtagtagactacgcaacactagactatttgcgagaagaccaacatacaagagaagtagccaagaaatgataagtactaaatgtactcttcctgtcaattctacaaccaacaAAATACGTATcggaaaaacctcgaagagaaagcgaagatgcagcagaaaaccaaagtccatactcaagagtgtgctt
This genomic interval carries:
- the LOC133922331 gene encoding abscisic acid receptor PYL3 gives rise to the protein MVEMDGGGGGVGVGVGGGEAAGRRWRLADERCDLRAMETDYVRRFHRHEPRDHQCSSAIAKHIKAPVHLVWSLVRRFDQPQLFKPFVSRCEMKGNIEIGSVREVNVKSGLPATRSTERLELLDDNEHILSVRFVGGDHRLKNYSSILTVHPEVIDGRPGTLVIESFVVDVPDGNTNDETCYFVEALLKCNLKSLAEVSERLVIKDQTEPLDR